One window of Bos indicus isolate NIAB-ARS_2022 breed Sahiwal x Tharparkar chromosome 20, NIAB-ARS_B.indTharparkar_mat_pri_1.0, whole genome shotgun sequence genomic DNA carries:
- the SLC12A7 gene encoding solute carrier family 12 member 7 isoform X5, translating into MQGHRQRLLQTQHRLPPQVTAACGHGLGGDGHPRESSPFISHGEADTESVYEGKNMALFEEEMDSNPMVSSLLNKLANYTNLSQGVVEHEEAEDSRRRQAKSPGMGTFIGVYLPCLQNILGVILFLRLTWIVGAAGVLESFLIVSMCCTCTMLTAISMSAIATNGVVPAGGSYYMISRSLGPEFGGAVGLCFYLGTTFAGAMYILGTIEIFLTYISPGAAIVHPEGAGGEAAALLHNMRVYGTCTLALMATVVFVGVKYVNKLALVFLACVVLSILAIYAGVIKTAFDPPDIPVCLLGNRTLSRRGFDVCAKVHTANNSSVTTALWSIFCNGSADSTSCDQYFLHNNVTEIQGIPGVASGVLLDNLWSMYADKGAFVEKKGVPSVAVPEEARARGLPYVLTDIMTYFTMLVGIYFPSVTGIMAGSNRSGDLRDAQKSIPTGTILAIVTTSFIYLSCIVLFGACIEGVILRDKFGEALQGNLVIGMLAWPSPWVIVIGSFFSTCGAGLQSLTGAPRLLQAIARDSIVPFLQVFGHGKANGEPTWALLLTALICETGILIASLDSVAPILSMFFLMCYMFVNLACALQTLLRTPSWRPRFKYYHWTLSFLGMSLCFALMFVCSWYYALCAMLIAGCIYKYIEYRGAEKEWGDGIRGLSLNAARYALLHVEHGPLHTKNWRPQVLVLLNLDTEQRVKHPRLLSFTSQLKAGKGLTIVGSVLEGTFLDKHVEAQQAEENIRALMSAEKTKGFCQLVVSSSLRDGTSHLIQSAGLGAMKHNTVLVGWPGAWKREDNPCSWRNFVDTVRDTTAAQQALLVAKNVDLFPHNQQRLSGGHIDVWWIVHDGGLLMLLPFLLRQHKVWRRCQMRIFTVAQVDDNSIQMKKDLQTFLYHLRISAEVEVVEMVESDISAFTYERTLMMEQRSQMLKQMQLSKTEREREAQLIHDRNTASHSAMAARAQAPSTPDRVQMTWTKEKLVAEKHRNKDATVSGIKDLFNLKPEWGNLNQSNVRRMHTAVRLNGVVLDKSQDAQLVLLNMPGPPKNRQGDENYMEFLEVLTEGLNRVLLVRGSGREVVTIYS; encoded by the exons ATGCAGGGTCACCGACAAAGGCTTCTGCAGACTCAGCACCGACTGCCACCCCAAGTTACTGCTGCCTGTGGGCACGGGTTGGGGG GAGACGGACACCCCAGGGAGAGCAGCCCATTCATCAGCCATGGGGAGGCGGACACAGAGAGCGTCTACGAAGGGAAGAACATGGCGCTGTTTGAG GAGGAGATGGACAGTAACCCCATGGTGTCCTCACTGCTCAACAAGCTGGCCAACTACACCAACCTCAGCCAGGGCGTGGTGGAGCATGAGGAAGCAGAGGACAGCCGGCGGCGCCAGGCCAAG AGCCCTGGCATGGGCACCTTCATCGGCGTCTACCTGCCCTGCTTGCAGAACATCCTAGGCGTGATCCTCTTCCTGCGCCTCACGTGGATCGTGGGGGCGGCCGGCGTGCTGGAGTCCTTCCTGATTGTGTCCATGTGCTGCACCTGT ACGATGCTGACCGCCATCTCCATGAGTGCGATTGCGACCAATGGCGTGGTCCCAG CGGGCGGCTCTTACTACATGATATCACGGTCTCTGGGGCCGGAGTTCGGGGGCGCCGTGGGCCTCTGCTTCTACCTGGGCACCACGTTTGCAGGGGCCATGTACATTTTGGGGACCATTGAGATTTTTTTG ACCTACATCTCGCCCGGCGCAGCCATCGTGCACCCCGAGGGTGCGGGGGGTGAGGCGGCAGCCCTGCTGCACAACATGCGCGTGTACGGGACCTGCACGCTGGCCCTCATGGCCACGGTGGTCTTCGTGGGTGTCAAGTACGTGAACAAGCTGGCCCTGGTGTTCCTGGCCTGCGTGGTGCTCTCCATCCTCGCCATCTACGCCGGCGTCATCAAGACCGCCTTCGACCCGCCCGACATCCC GGTCTGTCTGCTGGGGAACCGCACGCTGTCCCGACGTGGCTTCGACGTCTGTGCCAAAGTCCACACCGCCAACAACAGCTCAGTGACCACCGCGCTCTGGAGCATCTTCTGCAACGGCTCCGCGGACAGCACTTCCTGTGACCAGTACTTTCTCCACAACAACGTCACCGAGATCCAAGGCATCCCGGGCGTGGCCAGCGGTGTCCTCCTGG ACAACCTGTGGAGCATGTATGCAGACAAGGGGGCGTTCGTGGAGAAGAAGGGGGTGCCCTCAGTGGCCGTGCCAGAGGAGGCCCGAGCCCGCGGGCTGCCCTACGTGCTAACCGACATCATGACCTACTTCACCATGCTGGTCGGCATCTACTTCCCGTCCGTGACCG GCATCATGGCGGGCTCAAACCGGTCCGGGGACCTCAGGGATGCACAGAAGTCCATCCCCACCGGGACCATCCTGGCCATCGTGACCACGTCTTTCATTT ACCTGTCCTGCATCGTGCTTTTTGGGGCCTGCATCGAAGGTGTAATCTTGCGAGATAA gttTGGGGAGGCCCTGCAGGGGAACCTCGTCATTGGTATGCTGGCCTGGCCATCTCCCTGGGTCATCGTCATCGGCTCCTTCTTCTCCACCTGCGGGGCCGGCCTGCAGAGCCTGACCGGGGCCCCGCGGCTGCTGCAGGCCATCGCCCGGGACTCCATCGTCCCCTTCCTGCAG GTGTTCGGCCACGGGAAGGCCAATGGGGAGCCCACGTGGGCCCTGCTGCTCACGGCACTCATCTGCGAGACCGGCATTCTCATCGCCTCCCTGGACAGCGTTGCCCCCATCCTGTCCAT GTTTTTCCTCATGTGCTACATGTTCGTGAACCTGGCCTGCGCTCTGCAGACCCTGCTCCGCACGCCCAGCTGGCGCCCACGCTTCAAGTACTACCACTG GACGCTGTCCTTCCTGGGCATGAGCCTGTGCTTCGCGCTGATGTTCGTTTGCTCCTGGTACTACGCACTGTGCGCCATGCTCATCGCCGGCTGCATCTACAAATACATCGAGTACCGCGG GGCCGAGAAGGAGTGGGGTGACGGCATCCGCGGGCTGTCGCTGAACGCCGCCCGCTACGCCCTGCTGCACGTGGAGCACGGCCCGCTGCACACCAAGAACTGGAG gcccCAGGTGCTGGTCCTGCTGAACCTGGACACCGAGCAGCGCGTGAAGCACCCCCGCCTGCTCTCCTTCACCTCACAGCTCAAGGCTGGCAAGGGCCTGACCATCGTGGGCTCCGTGCTGGAGGGTACCTTCCTGGACAAGCATGTGGAGGCTCAGCAGGCCGAGGAG AATATCCGGGCCCTGATGAGCGCCGAGAAGACCAAGGGCTTCTGCCAGCTGGTGGTGTCGTCCAGCCTGCGGGATGGCACGTCGCACCTCATCCAGTCGGCCGGCCTGGGGGCCATGAAGCACAACACGGTGCTGGTGGGCTGGCCTGGGGCCTGGAAGCGGGAGGACAACCCCTGCTCCTGGAGGAACTTCGTTG ACACCGTGCGTGACACCACGGCTGCACAGCAGGCCCTGCTGGTGGCCAAGAACGTGGACCTGTTCCCTCACAACCAGCAGCGCTTAAGCGGCGGGCACATCGACGTCTGGTGGATCGTCCATGACGGGGGCCTGCTCATGCTGCTGCCCTTCCTGCTGCGGCAGCACAAg GTGTGGAGGAGGTGTCAGATGCGCATCTTCACGGTGGCCCAGGTGGACGACAACAGCATCCAGATGAAGAAGGACCTGCAGACCTTCCTGTACCACCTGCGGATCAGCGCCgaggtggaggtggtggagatG GTGGAGAGCGACATCTCGGCCTTCACTTACGAGCGGACACTGATGATGGAGCAGCGGTCGCAGATGCTGAAGCAGATGCAGCTGTCCAAGACGGAGCGGGAGCGGGAG GCTCAGCTGATCCATGACAGGAACACGGCCTCGCACTCAGCCATGGCCGCCAGGGCCCAAGCCCCATCCACACCCGACAGGGTGCAGATGACCTGGACGAAGGAGAAGCTGGTTGCTGAGAAGCATCGGAACAAGGACGCCACTGTGTCCGGGATCAAGGACCTCTTCAACCTGAAGCC TGAATGGGGAAACCT
- the SLC12A7 gene encoding solute carrier family 12 member 7 isoform X3 translates to MPTNFTVVPVEARADGAQEEAAEPNEAPGPPEGGEPDCPSLGDGHPRESSPFISHGEADTESVYEGKNMALFEEEMDSNPMVSSLLNKLANYTNLSQGVVEHEEAEDSRRRQAKSPGMGTFIGVYLPCLQNILGVILFLRLTWIVGAAGVLESFLIVSMCCTCTMLTAISMSAIATNGVVPAGGSYYMISRSLGPEFGGAVGLCFYLGTTFAGAMYILGTIEIFLTYISPGAAIVHPEGAGGEAAALLHNMRVYGTCTLALMATVVFVGVKYVNKLALVFLACVVLSILAIYAGVIKTAFDPPDIPVCLLGNRTLSRRGFDVCAKVHTANNSSVTTALWSIFCNGSADSTSCDQYFLHNNVTEIQGIPGVASGVLLDNLWSMYADKGAFVEKKGVPSVAVPEEARARGLPYVLTDIMTYFTMLVGIYFPSVTGIMAGSNRSGDLRDAQKSIPTGTILAIVTTSFIYLSCIVLFGACIEGVILRDKFGEALQGNLVIGMLAWPSPWVIVIGSFFSTCGAGLQSLTGAPRLLQAIARDSIVPFLQVFGHGKANGEPTWALLLTALICETGILIASLDSVAPILSMFFLMCYMFVNLACALQTLLRTPSWRPRFKYYHWTLSFLGMSLCFALMFVCSWYYALCAMLIAGCIYKYIEYRGAEKEWGDGIRGLSLNAARYALLHVEHGPLHTKNWRPQVLVLLNLDTEQRVKHPRLLSFTSQLKAGKGLTIVGSVLEGTFLDKHVEAQQAEENIRALMSAEKTKGFCQLVVSSSLRDGTSHLIQSAGLGAMKHNTVLVGWPGAWKREDNPCSWRNFVDTVRDTTAAQQALLVAKNVDLFPHNQQRLSGGHIDVWWIVHDGGLLMLLPFLLRQHKVWRRCQMRIFTVAQVDDNSIQMKKDLQTFLYHLRISAEVEVVEMVESDISAFTYERTLMMEQRSQMLKQMQLSKTEREREAQLIHDRNTASHSAMAARAQAPSTPDRVQMTWTKEKLVAEKHRNKDATVSGIKDLFNLKPEWGNLNQSNVRRMHTAVRLNGVVLDKSQDAQLVLLNMPGPPKNRQGDENYMEFLEVLTEGLNRVLLVRGSGREVVTIYS, encoded by the exons ATGCCCACCAACTTCACCGTGGTGCCCGTGGAGGCGCGGGCGGACGGCGCCCAGGAGGAGGCGGCGGAGCCGAACGAGGCGCCAGGCCCGCCCGAGGGCGGCGAGCCCGACTGCCCGAGCCTGG GAGACGGACACCCCAGGGAGAGCAGCCCATTCATCAGCCATGGGGAGGCGGACACAGAGAGCGTCTACGAAGGGAAGAACATGGCGCTGTTTGAG GAGGAGATGGACAGTAACCCCATGGTGTCCTCACTGCTCAACAAGCTGGCCAACTACACCAACCTCAGCCAGGGCGTGGTGGAGCATGAGGAAGCAGAGGACAGCCGGCGGCGCCAGGCCAAG AGCCCTGGCATGGGCACCTTCATCGGCGTCTACCTGCCCTGCTTGCAGAACATCCTAGGCGTGATCCTCTTCCTGCGCCTCACGTGGATCGTGGGGGCGGCCGGCGTGCTGGAGTCCTTCCTGATTGTGTCCATGTGCTGCACCTGT ACGATGCTGACCGCCATCTCCATGAGTGCGATTGCGACCAATGGCGTGGTCCCAG CGGGCGGCTCTTACTACATGATATCACGGTCTCTGGGGCCGGAGTTCGGGGGCGCCGTGGGCCTCTGCTTCTACCTGGGCACCACGTTTGCAGGGGCCATGTACATTTTGGGGACCATTGAGATTTTTTTG ACCTACATCTCGCCCGGCGCAGCCATCGTGCACCCCGAGGGTGCGGGGGGTGAGGCGGCAGCCCTGCTGCACAACATGCGCGTGTACGGGACCTGCACGCTGGCCCTCATGGCCACGGTGGTCTTCGTGGGTGTCAAGTACGTGAACAAGCTGGCCCTGGTGTTCCTGGCCTGCGTGGTGCTCTCCATCCTCGCCATCTACGCCGGCGTCATCAAGACCGCCTTCGACCCGCCCGACATCCC GGTCTGTCTGCTGGGGAACCGCACGCTGTCCCGACGTGGCTTCGACGTCTGTGCCAAAGTCCACACCGCCAACAACAGCTCAGTGACCACCGCGCTCTGGAGCATCTTCTGCAACGGCTCCGCGGACAGCACTTCCTGTGACCAGTACTTTCTCCACAACAACGTCACCGAGATCCAAGGCATCCCGGGCGTGGCCAGCGGTGTCCTCCTGG ACAACCTGTGGAGCATGTATGCAGACAAGGGGGCGTTCGTGGAGAAGAAGGGGGTGCCCTCAGTGGCCGTGCCAGAGGAGGCCCGAGCCCGCGGGCTGCCCTACGTGCTAACCGACATCATGACCTACTTCACCATGCTGGTCGGCATCTACTTCCCGTCCGTGACCG GCATCATGGCGGGCTCAAACCGGTCCGGGGACCTCAGGGATGCACAGAAGTCCATCCCCACCGGGACCATCCTGGCCATCGTGACCACGTCTTTCATTT ACCTGTCCTGCATCGTGCTTTTTGGGGCCTGCATCGAAGGTGTAATCTTGCGAGATAA gttTGGGGAGGCCCTGCAGGGGAACCTCGTCATTGGTATGCTGGCCTGGCCATCTCCCTGGGTCATCGTCATCGGCTCCTTCTTCTCCACCTGCGGGGCCGGCCTGCAGAGCCTGACCGGGGCCCCGCGGCTGCTGCAGGCCATCGCCCGGGACTCCATCGTCCCCTTCCTGCAG GTGTTCGGCCACGGGAAGGCCAATGGGGAGCCCACGTGGGCCCTGCTGCTCACGGCACTCATCTGCGAGACCGGCATTCTCATCGCCTCCCTGGACAGCGTTGCCCCCATCCTGTCCAT GTTTTTCCTCATGTGCTACATGTTCGTGAACCTGGCCTGCGCTCTGCAGACCCTGCTCCGCACGCCCAGCTGGCGCCCACGCTTCAAGTACTACCACTG GACGCTGTCCTTCCTGGGCATGAGCCTGTGCTTCGCGCTGATGTTCGTTTGCTCCTGGTACTACGCACTGTGCGCCATGCTCATCGCCGGCTGCATCTACAAATACATCGAGTACCGCGG GGCCGAGAAGGAGTGGGGTGACGGCATCCGCGGGCTGTCGCTGAACGCCGCCCGCTACGCCCTGCTGCACGTGGAGCACGGCCCGCTGCACACCAAGAACTGGAG gcccCAGGTGCTGGTCCTGCTGAACCTGGACACCGAGCAGCGCGTGAAGCACCCCCGCCTGCTCTCCTTCACCTCACAGCTCAAGGCTGGCAAGGGCCTGACCATCGTGGGCTCCGTGCTGGAGGGTACCTTCCTGGACAAGCATGTGGAGGCTCAGCAGGCCGAGGAG AATATCCGGGCCCTGATGAGCGCCGAGAAGACCAAGGGCTTCTGCCAGCTGGTGGTGTCGTCCAGCCTGCGGGATGGCACGTCGCACCTCATCCAGTCGGCCGGCCTGGGGGCCATGAAGCACAACACGGTGCTGGTGGGCTGGCCTGGGGCCTGGAAGCGGGAGGACAACCCCTGCTCCTGGAGGAACTTCGTTG ACACCGTGCGTGACACCACGGCTGCACAGCAGGCCCTGCTGGTGGCCAAGAACGTGGACCTGTTCCCTCACAACCAGCAGCGCTTAAGCGGCGGGCACATCGACGTCTGGTGGATCGTCCATGACGGGGGCCTGCTCATGCTGCTGCCCTTCCTGCTGCGGCAGCACAAg GTGTGGAGGAGGTGTCAGATGCGCATCTTCACGGTGGCCCAGGTGGACGACAACAGCATCCAGATGAAGAAGGACCTGCAGACCTTCCTGTACCACCTGCGGATCAGCGCCgaggtggaggtggtggagatG GTGGAGAGCGACATCTCGGCCTTCACTTACGAGCGGACACTGATGATGGAGCAGCGGTCGCAGATGCTGAAGCAGATGCAGCTGTCCAAGACGGAGCGGGAGCGGGAG GCTCAGCTGATCCATGACAGGAACACGGCCTCGCACTCAGCCATGGCCGCCAGGGCCCAAGCCCCATCCACACCCGACAGGGTGCAGATGACCTGGACGAAGGAGAAGCTGGTTGCTGAGAAGCATCGGAACAAGGACGCCACTGTGTCCGGGATCAAGGACCTCTTCAACCTGAAGCC TGAATGGGGAAACCT
- the SLC12A7 gene encoding solute carrier family 12 member 7 isoform X4, translated as MPTNFTVVPVEARADGAQEEAAEPNEAPGPPEGGEPDCPSLGDGHPRESSPFISHGEADTESVYEGKNMALFEEEMDSNPMVSSLLNKLANYTNLSQGVVEHEEAEDSRRRQAKSPGMGTFIGVYLPCLQNILGVILFLRLTWIVGAAGVLESFLIVSMCCTCTMLTAISMSAIATNGVVPAGGSYYMISRSLGPEFGGAVGLCFYLGTTFAGAMYILGTIEIFLTYISPGAAIVHPEGAGGEAAALLHNMRVYGTCTLALMATVVFVGVKYVNKLALVFLACVVLSILAIYAGVIKTAFDPPDIPVCLLGNRTLSRRGFDVCAKVHTANNSSVTTALWSIFCNGSADSTSCDQYFLHNNVTEIQGIPGVASGVLLDNLWSMYADKGAFVEKKGVPSVAVPEEARARGLPYVLTDIMTYFTMLVGIYFPSVTGIMAGSNRSGDLRDAQKSIPTGTILAIVTTSFIYLSCIVLFGACIEGVILRDKFGEALQGNLVIGMLAWPSPWVIVIGSFFSTCGAGLQSLTGAPRLLQAIARDSIVPFLQVFGHGKANGEPTWALLLTALICETGILIASLDSVAPILSMFFLMCYMFVNLACALQTLLRTPSWRPRFKYYHWTLSFLGMSLCFALMFVCSWYYALCAMLIAGCIYKYIEYRGAEKEWGDGIRGLSLNAARYALLHVEHGPLHTKNWRPQVLVLLNLDTEQRVKHPRLLSFTSQLKAGKGLTIVGSVLEGTFLDKHVEAQQAEENIRALMSAEKTKGFCQLVVSSSLRDGTSHLIQSAGLGAMKHNTVLVGWPGAWKREDNPCSWRNFVDTVRDTTAAQQALLVAKNVDLFPHNQQRLSGGHIDVWWIVHDGGLLMLLPFLLRQHKVWRRCQMRIFTVAQVDDNSIQMKKDLQTFLYHLRISAEVEVVEMVESDISAFTYERTLMMEQRSQMLKQMQLSKTEREREAQLIHDRNTASHSAMAARAQAPSTPDRVQMTWTKEKLVAEKHRNKDATVSGIKDLFNLKPNQSNVRRMHTAVRLNGVVLDKSQDAQLVLLNMPGPPKNRQGDENYMEFLEVLTEGLNRVLLVRGSGREVVTIYS; from the exons ATGCCCACCAACTTCACCGTGGTGCCCGTGGAGGCGCGGGCGGACGGCGCCCAGGAGGAGGCGGCGGAGCCGAACGAGGCGCCAGGCCCGCCCGAGGGCGGCGAGCCCGACTGCCCGAGCCTGG GAGACGGACACCCCAGGGAGAGCAGCCCATTCATCAGCCATGGGGAGGCGGACACAGAGAGCGTCTACGAAGGGAAGAACATGGCGCTGTTTGAG GAGGAGATGGACAGTAACCCCATGGTGTCCTCACTGCTCAACAAGCTGGCCAACTACACCAACCTCAGCCAGGGCGTGGTGGAGCATGAGGAAGCAGAGGACAGCCGGCGGCGCCAGGCCAAG AGCCCTGGCATGGGCACCTTCATCGGCGTCTACCTGCCCTGCTTGCAGAACATCCTAGGCGTGATCCTCTTCCTGCGCCTCACGTGGATCGTGGGGGCGGCCGGCGTGCTGGAGTCCTTCCTGATTGTGTCCATGTGCTGCACCTGT ACGATGCTGACCGCCATCTCCATGAGTGCGATTGCGACCAATGGCGTGGTCCCAG CGGGCGGCTCTTACTACATGATATCACGGTCTCTGGGGCCGGAGTTCGGGGGCGCCGTGGGCCTCTGCTTCTACCTGGGCACCACGTTTGCAGGGGCCATGTACATTTTGGGGACCATTGAGATTTTTTTG ACCTACATCTCGCCCGGCGCAGCCATCGTGCACCCCGAGGGTGCGGGGGGTGAGGCGGCAGCCCTGCTGCACAACATGCGCGTGTACGGGACCTGCACGCTGGCCCTCATGGCCACGGTGGTCTTCGTGGGTGTCAAGTACGTGAACAAGCTGGCCCTGGTGTTCCTGGCCTGCGTGGTGCTCTCCATCCTCGCCATCTACGCCGGCGTCATCAAGACCGCCTTCGACCCGCCCGACATCCC GGTCTGTCTGCTGGGGAACCGCACGCTGTCCCGACGTGGCTTCGACGTCTGTGCCAAAGTCCACACCGCCAACAACAGCTCAGTGACCACCGCGCTCTGGAGCATCTTCTGCAACGGCTCCGCGGACAGCACTTCCTGTGACCAGTACTTTCTCCACAACAACGTCACCGAGATCCAAGGCATCCCGGGCGTGGCCAGCGGTGTCCTCCTGG ACAACCTGTGGAGCATGTATGCAGACAAGGGGGCGTTCGTGGAGAAGAAGGGGGTGCCCTCAGTGGCCGTGCCAGAGGAGGCCCGAGCCCGCGGGCTGCCCTACGTGCTAACCGACATCATGACCTACTTCACCATGCTGGTCGGCATCTACTTCCCGTCCGTGACCG GCATCATGGCGGGCTCAAACCGGTCCGGGGACCTCAGGGATGCACAGAAGTCCATCCCCACCGGGACCATCCTGGCCATCGTGACCACGTCTTTCATTT ACCTGTCCTGCATCGTGCTTTTTGGGGCCTGCATCGAAGGTGTAATCTTGCGAGATAA gttTGGGGAGGCCCTGCAGGGGAACCTCGTCATTGGTATGCTGGCCTGGCCATCTCCCTGGGTCATCGTCATCGGCTCCTTCTTCTCCACCTGCGGGGCCGGCCTGCAGAGCCTGACCGGGGCCCCGCGGCTGCTGCAGGCCATCGCCCGGGACTCCATCGTCCCCTTCCTGCAG GTGTTCGGCCACGGGAAGGCCAATGGGGAGCCCACGTGGGCCCTGCTGCTCACGGCACTCATCTGCGAGACCGGCATTCTCATCGCCTCCCTGGACAGCGTTGCCCCCATCCTGTCCAT GTTTTTCCTCATGTGCTACATGTTCGTGAACCTGGCCTGCGCTCTGCAGACCCTGCTCCGCACGCCCAGCTGGCGCCCACGCTTCAAGTACTACCACTG GACGCTGTCCTTCCTGGGCATGAGCCTGTGCTTCGCGCTGATGTTCGTTTGCTCCTGGTACTACGCACTGTGCGCCATGCTCATCGCCGGCTGCATCTACAAATACATCGAGTACCGCGG GGCCGAGAAGGAGTGGGGTGACGGCATCCGCGGGCTGTCGCTGAACGCCGCCCGCTACGCCCTGCTGCACGTGGAGCACGGCCCGCTGCACACCAAGAACTGGAG gcccCAGGTGCTGGTCCTGCTGAACCTGGACACCGAGCAGCGCGTGAAGCACCCCCGCCTGCTCTCCTTCACCTCACAGCTCAAGGCTGGCAAGGGCCTGACCATCGTGGGCTCCGTGCTGGAGGGTACCTTCCTGGACAAGCATGTGGAGGCTCAGCAGGCCGAGGAG AATATCCGGGCCCTGATGAGCGCCGAGAAGACCAAGGGCTTCTGCCAGCTGGTGGTGTCGTCCAGCCTGCGGGATGGCACGTCGCACCTCATCCAGTCGGCCGGCCTGGGGGCCATGAAGCACAACACGGTGCTGGTGGGCTGGCCTGGGGCCTGGAAGCGGGAGGACAACCCCTGCTCCTGGAGGAACTTCGTTG ACACCGTGCGTGACACCACGGCTGCACAGCAGGCCCTGCTGGTGGCCAAGAACGTGGACCTGTTCCCTCACAACCAGCAGCGCTTAAGCGGCGGGCACATCGACGTCTGGTGGATCGTCCATGACGGGGGCCTGCTCATGCTGCTGCCCTTCCTGCTGCGGCAGCACAAg GTGTGGAGGAGGTGTCAGATGCGCATCTTCACGGTGGCCCAGGTGGACGACAACAGCATCCAGATGAAGAAGGACCTGCAGACCTTCCTGTACCACCTGCGGATCAGCGCCgaggtggaggtggtggagatG GTGGAGAGCGACATCTCGGCCTTCACTTACGAGCGGACACTGATGATGGAGCAGCGGTCGCAGATGCTGAAGCAGATGCAGCTGTCCAAGACGGAGCGGGAGCGGGAG GCTCAGCTGATCCATGACAGGAACACGGCCTCGCACTCAGCCATGGCCGCCAGGGCCCAAGCCCCATCCACACCCGACAGGGTGCAGATGACCTGGACGAAGGAGAAGCTGGTTGCTGAGAAGCATCGGAACAAGGACGCCACTGTGTCCGGGATCAAGGACCTCTTCAACCTGAAGCC